The Syngnathus scovelli strain Florida chromosome 13, RoL_Ssco_1.2, whole genome shotgun sequence genome has a window encoding:
- the uqcr10 gene encoding cytochrome b-c1 complex subunit 9 encodes MALAKSVYNLLFRRTSTFAVTIIVGAVFFERIFDQGGDAIFEQMNRGKLWKHIKHNYESKEE; translated from the exons ATGGCGCTGGCGAAGTCCGTGTACAATCTGCTCTTCAGGAGAACGTCCACTTTCGCCGTAACCATCATAGTCGGCGCTGTCTTCTTCGAGCGAATATTTGACCAAGGCGGAGACGCGATCTTTGAGCAAATGAATCGCGGG AAACTATGGAAACACATCAAACACAACTACGAGAGCAAGGAGGAATAA
- the eif2b1 gene encoding translation initiation factor eIF2B subunit alpha: protein MNEQELLEYFCSQLRQDPDVASAVAAIRTLLEFLKRDEGETLLGLRENLTWATDRLTSVDSSVAVSSGGELFLRFISLTSLEHQELSRCKKVMEERGQLFVDKISMSRGKVAKLCHTFIKDGAKILTHSYSRVVLKVLEKAAAEKKRFSVFVTESQPDGAGRLMAKHLRKLNVPVTIILDAAVGYILEKVDQVIVGAEGVVESGGIINKIGTYQMAACAKAHNKAFYVVAESFKFVRLYPLNQQDVPDQFKYKADTLKSSSNLSEEHPLVDYTPPSLITLLFTDLGVLTPSAVSDELIKLYL from the exons ATGAACGAACAAG AGCTGTTGGAGTACTTTTGCAGCCAGCTGAGGCAGGACCCCGACGTGGCTTCGGCCGTGGCCGCCATCCGCACGCTGCTGGAGTTTCTCAAGCGAGATGAAG gcgagacccttctGGGCCTGAGGGAGAACCTGACGTGGGCCACCGACCGCCTGACCAGCGTGGACTCGTCGGTGGCCGTGTCGTCGGGCGGCGAGCTCTTCCTGCGCTTCATCAGTCTCACGTCGCTCGAGCACCAG GAATTGTCGCGCTGCAAGAAAGTGATGGAGGAGCGCGGGCAGCTGTTTGTGGACAAGATCTCCATGTCTAGGGGCAAAGTGGCCAAGCTGTGTCACACCTTCATCAAGGACGGAGCC AAAATCCTGACGCACTCATACTCGCGGGTAGTCCTCAAGGTGCTGGAGAAGGCGGCGGCCGAGAAGAAACGTTTCTCCGTCTTTGTCACAGAGTCGCAGCCCGATGGCGCCGG GCGACTGATGGCCAAGCACCTGAGAAAACTCAACGTTCCCGTCACCATCATCCTGGACGCTGCCGTGGG GTACATCTTGGAGAAGGTGGATCAAGTCATTGTAGGTGCTGAAGGCGTGGTGGAGAGCGGCGGCATCATCAACAAG ATCGGCACCTACCAGATGGCGGCGTGCGCCAAAGCCCACAACAAAGCCTTCTACGTGGTGGCCGAGAGCTTCAAGTTTGTGCGCCTCTACCCGCTCAACCAGCAGGACGTGCCTGACCAGTTCAAG tACAAGGCGGACACGTTGAAAAGTAGCTCCAACCTATCGGAGGAGCACCCCCTGGTGGACTACACGCCACCCTCCCTCATCACGCTGCTCTTCACCGACCTGGGCGTGCTCACGCCTTCGGCCGTCAGCGACGAGCTCATCAAGCTCTATTTATGA
- the ddx55 gene encoding ATP-dependent RNA helicase DDX55 isoform X1 has translation MENTTDGTWETLPVQLNNNILETLRELKFTHMTPVQAACIPLFMGNKDVAAEAVTGSGKTLAFVIPVLEFLLKREEKLKKMQVGALVVTPTRELAAQISQVIGHFLQKFPQFTQMLMIGGNNPMEDVEKFKESGANIVVATPGRLEDMFRRKGDGVDLAASVKSLDVLVLDEADRLLDMGFENSLNAILSFLPKQRRTGLFSATQTQELEKLVRAGLRNPVRIVVKEKGVAADGAARRTPSRLCNYYTVCRAEDKFNQLVAFLRQHKHQKQLVFFSTCACVEYFGRALETLVKKVPVHCIHGKMKDKRNKIFADFRAVKSGILVCTDVMARGIDIPDVNWVLQYDPPSSASAFVHRCGRTARIGNRGNALVFLLPMEESYVNFLSINQKCPLQKMPAVSDVVDVMAKVKALAQADRAVFEKGMKAFVSYVQAYAKHECSLIFRVKDLDFPSLARGFALLRLPKMPELRGKSFPDFQPAALDTDTIRFKDKQREKLRQKKLAELKLRRLDGDETKAKKSTSNQAWSKQKAKKDRRKMKAAKRKRAQGSDDERDMEELLKDTRLLKKLKKGQIREDDFERQLTGGAEH, from the exons ATGGAAAACACAACCGACGGGACGTGGGAGACTTTACCTGTTCAATTAAACAATAATATCTTAGAGACGCTCCGCGAGCTCAAATTCACGCACATGACTCCTGTGCAG GCTGCCTGTATCCCACTTTTTATGGGCAACAAGGACGTGGCTGCCGAGGCA GTAACCGGGAGTGGGAAGACACTGGCGTTCGTCATTCCCGTCCTGGAGTTTCTGCTCAAGAGAGAGGAGAAGCTGAAGAAGATGCAG GTGGGTGCGCTGGTGGTCACACCCACGCGCGAGTTGGCCGCGCAGATCAGCCAAGTGATCGGACACTTTCTTCAAAAGTTTCCGCAGTTCAC GCAGATGCTGATGATCGGCGGCAACAACCCCATGGAGGATGTCGAAAAGTTCAAAGAAAGCGG GGCCAACATCGTGGTGGCCACCCCCGGCCGCCTGGAGGACATGTTCCGCAGGAAGGGGGACGGCGTGGACCTGGCCGCCTCGGTCAAGAGTCTGGACGTGCTGGTCCTGGACGAGGCCGACAGACTTCTGGACATGGGCTTTGAGAACAG CCTGAACGCCATCTTGAGCTTCCTGCCGAAGCAGCGGCGCACGGGCCTGTTCTCGGCCACGCAGACGCAGGAGCTGGAGAAACTGGTCCGCGCTGGACTCAGGAACCCGGTCCGCATCGTGGTCAAGGAGAAGGGCGTGGCCGCTGACGGCGCCGCCCGCAGGACGCCCTCCAGACTGTGCAACTATTATACG GTGTGTCGCGCCGAGGACAAGTTCAACCAGCTGGTGGCATTTCTACGGCAACACAAACACCAGAAGCAGCTCGTCTTCTTCAG CACGTGCGCCTGCGTGGAGTACTTTGGCCGCGCTCTGGAGACTCTGGTGAAGAAGGTCCCCGTCCACTGCATCCACGGCAAGATGAAAGACAAGCGCAACAAAATCTTCGCCGACTTCCGAGCTGTCAAAAG TGGCATCCTGGTGTGCACGGACGTGATGGCGCGGGGCATCGACATCCCCGACGTCAACTGGGTGCTGCAGTACGACCCCCCCAGCAGCGCCAG CGCTTTCGTGCACCGCTGCGGTCGCACGGCGCGCATCGGTAACCGTGGCAACGCCTTGGTCTTCCTGCTGCCCATGGAGGAGTCCTACGTCAACTTCCTGTCCATCAACCAGAAG TGCCCGCTGCAAAAAATGCCCGCTGTGAGCGATGTGGTGGACGTGATGGCCAAAGTGAAAGCGCTGGCGCAGGCGGACCGCGCCGTCTTCGAAAAGGGCATGAAGGCCTTCGTGTCGTACGTGCAGGCCTACGCCAAGCACGAGTGCAGCCTCATCTTCAGGGTTAAAG ATTTGGACTTTCCCTCGTTGGCTCGCGGCTTCGCGCTCCTTCGCCTGCCCAAGATGCCGGAACTGCGCGGGAAGAGCTTCCCTGACTTCCAGCCGGCAGCATTGGACACAGACACCATTCGCTTCAAGGACAAACAACGCGAGAAGCTGCGGCAGAAGAAGTTGGCAGAGCTCAAGTTGAGGCGGCTGGACGGCGACGAGACGAAAGCCAAGAAAAGTACCAGCAACCAAGCGTGGTCCAAACAGAAGGCCAAGAAGGACAGACGCAAGATGAAGGCCGCCAAGAGAAAACGAGCACAG GGCTCAGACGACGAGCGAGACATGGAGGAGCTCCTGAAGGACACTCGTCTGCTGAAGAAACTGAAGAAGGGGCAAATCCGCGAGGACGACTTTGAACGACAGCTCACCGGTGGGGCGGAACATTAA
- the ddx55 gene encoding ATP-dependent RNA helicase DDX55 isoform X2, translating into MLMIGGNNPMEDVEKFKESGANIVVATPGRLEDMFRRKGDGVDLAASVKSLDVLVLDEADRLLDMGFENSLNAILSFLPKQRRTGLFSATQTQELEKLVRAGLRNPVRIVVKEKGVAADGAARRTPSRLCNYYTVCRAEDKFNQLVAFLRQHKHQKQLVFFSTCACVEYFGRALETLVKKVPVHCIHGKMKDKRNKIFADFRAVKSGILVCTDVMARGIDIPDVNWVLQYDPPSSASAFVHRCGRTARIGNRGNALVFLLPMEESYVNFLSINQKCPLQKMPAVSDVVDVMAKVKALAQADRAVFEKGMKAFVSYVQAYAKHECSLIFRVKDLDFPSLARGFALLRLPKMPELRGKSFPDFQPAALDTDTIRFKDKQREKLRQKKLAELKLRRLDGDETKAKKSTSNQAWSKQKAKKDRRKMKAAKRKRAQGSDDERDMEELLKDTRLLKKLKKGQIREDDFERQLTGGAEH; encoded by the exons ATGCTGATGATCGGCGGCAACAACCCCATGGAGGATGTCGAAAAGTTCAAAGAAAGCGG GGCCAACATCGTGGTGGCCACCCCCGGCCGCCTGGAGGACATGTTCCGCAGGAAGGGGGACGGCGTGGACCTGGCCGCCTCGGTCAAGAGTCTGGACGTGCTGGTCCTGGACGAGGCCGACAGACTTCTGGACATGGGCTTTGAGAACAG CCTGAACGCCATCTTGAGCTTCCTGCCGAAGCAGCGGCGCACGGGCCTGTTCTCGGCCACGCAGACGCAGGAGCTGGAGAAACTGGTCCGCGCTGGACTCAGGAACCCGGTCCGCATCGTGGTCAAGGAGAAGGGCGTGGCCGCTGACGGCGCCGCCCGCAGGACGCCCTCCAGACTGTGCAACTATTATACG GTGTGTCGCGCCGAGGACAAGTTCAACCAGCTGGTGGCATTTCTACGGCAACACAAACACCAGAAGCAGCTCGTCTTCTTCAG CACGTGCGCCTGCGTGGAGTACTTTGGCCGCGCTCTGGAGACTCTGGTGAAGAAGGTCCCCGTCCACTGCATCCACGGCAAGATGAAAGACAAGCGCAACAAAATCTTCGCCGACTTCCGAGCTGTCAAAAG TGGCATCCTGGTGTGCACGGACGTGATGGCGCGGGGCATCGACATCCCCGACGTCAACTGGGTGCTGCAGTACGACCCCCCCAGCAGCGCCAG CGCTTTCGTGCACCGCTGCGGTCGCACGGCGCGCATCGGTAACCGTGGCAACGCCTTGGTCTTCCTGCTGCCCATGGAGGAGTCCTACGTCAACTTCCTGTCCATCAACCAGAAG TGCCCGCTGCAAAAAATGCCCGCTGTGAGCGATGTGGTGGACGTGATGGCCAAAGTGAAAGCGCTGGCGCAGGCGGACCGCGCCGTCTTCGAAAAGGGCATGAAGGCCTTCGTGTCGTACGTGCAGGCCTACGCCAAGCACGAGTGCAGCCTCATCTTCAGGGTTAAAG ATTTGGACTTTCCCTCGTTGGCTCGCGGCTTCGCGCTCCTTCGCCTGCCCAAGATGCCGGAACTGCGCGGGAAGAGCTTCCCTGACTTCCAGCCGGCAGCATTGGACACAGACACCATTCGCTTCAAGGACAAACAACGCGAGAAGCTGCGGCAGAAGAAGTTGGCAGAGCTCAAGTTGAGGCGGCTGGACGGCGACGAGACGAAAGCCAAGAAAAGTACCAGCAACCAAGCGTGGTCCAAACAGAAGGCCAAGAAGGACAGACGCAAGATGAAGGCCGCCAAGAGAAAACGAGCACAG GGCTCAGACGACGAGCGAGACATGGAGGAGCTCCTGAAGGACACTCGTCTGCTGAAGAAACTGAAGAAGGGGCAAATCCGCGAGGACGACTTTGAACGACAGCTCACCGGTGGGGCGGAACATTAA